The Lycium barbarum isolate Lr01 chromosome 9, ASM1917538v2, whole genome shotgun sequence genome has a segment encoding these proteins:
- the LOC132609566 gene encoding NAC domain-containing protein 20-like produces the protein MVDQVREETHELPPGFRFHPTDEELITYYLVNKIKDANFTGRAIADVDLNKSEPWDLPGKAKMGGKEWYFFSLRDRKYPTGVRTNRATNAGYWKTTGKDKEIFNSKTTELVGMKKTLVFYKGRAPRGEKSNWVMHEYRVRSKSSYRTTKQDEWVVCRIFQKSAGLKKYPINNHSRATLNPYSLNITQNASMSSHMMQLPHDHQGFQFPMGRGNYMSHAEIQELNNRVIFQSGSSNMNFPIQPQMSYSIGGSSSGGGGGDNNYFTISGLNLNLGGGATSSQPVLRSMPPPQVMNQQEVASSMMANCAITSEAGYGVEMNNANTMNSGVMAMDHCADLDNYWATY, from the exons ATGGTTGATCAAGTGAGAGAAGAAACTCATGAGCTACCACCAGGGTTCAGATTTCATCCTACAGATGAAGAGCTTATAACATATTATCTAGTGAACAAGATAAAGGATGCTAATTTTACTGGAAGGGCTATTGCTGATGTTGATCTAAATAAATCTGAGCCATGGGATCTTCCAG GGAAGGCAAAAATGGGAGGAAAGGAATGGTATTTTTTCAGCCTTCGTGATAGAAAGTACCCAACTGGAGTAAGAACAAATCGAGCAACAAATGCTGGATACTGGAAAACTACTGGGAAAGACAAGGAGATATTCAATAGCAAAACAACAGAATTGGTTGGGATGAAAAAGACATTGGTTTTCTATAAAGGAAGAGCTCCTAGAGGAGAAAAATCCAATTGGGTGATGCATGAATATAGGGTTCGGTCCAAATCTTCTTATAGAACAACCAAG CAAGACGAGTGGGTGGTTTGTCGAATTTTCCAGAAGAGTGCAGGATTGAAGAAGTACCCTATTAATAATCATTCAAGGGCAACACTGAATCCCTACTCTCTCAACATCACTCAAAATGCATCAATGTCCTCACATATGATGCAATTACCTCATGATCATCAAGGGTTCCAGTTTCCAATGGGAAGAGGTAATTACATGAGCCATGCAGAGATTCAAGAACTCAATAATAGGGTTATCTTTCAAAGTGGTTCATCAAATATGAACTTTCCAATACAACCCCAAATGAGTTACAGTATTGGAGGTAGTAGTAGTGGTGGTGGAGGAGGAGATAATAATTACTTCACTATTTCAGGCTTAAACTTGAATCTTGGTGGTGGTGCCACTTCGTCTCAGCCAGTTTTAAGGTCAATGCCACCACCACAAGTTATGAATCAACAAGAAGTGGCTTCTTCTATGATGGCTAATTGTGCAATTACAAGTGAGGCAGGTTATGGAGTTGAAATGAATAATGCAAATACTATGAATAGTGGTGTCATGGCCATGGACCATTGTGCTGATTTAGACAACTATTGGGCTACTTATTGA
- the LOC132609568 gene encoding autophagy-related protein 18a-like → MATVSPFPPQFQHPNTSPKFLPPMLQPYLEQVEEEHKQQLQPQQAAVEQVDNDPKQSHLNSSPSNGFINKSISTLYRISFNQNGSCFAIGTDCGISVYSCDPFCEMFRRYFDNGGGIGIVEMLFRSNILVFVGNGDNPQYPRNKVIIWDDHQSRCIGELCFRSAVRSVRLRRDCIVVILEQKVYIYNFADVKLVHQIETISNPKGLCEISQKAGSPVLVCPGLQNGEVRVEHFTSKRTRFIFAHDSRIASFALSHEGHVLATASIKGTLIRIFNTQDGTLLQEVRRGADRAEIHSISFSPTAQWLAVSSDKGTVHVFRLKVNLGNQDKTKNSPNFRVTLAASSSPLSFIKGVLPKYFSSEWSVAQFRLPGDSEYIVTFGHEKNTLLILGLDGSFIRCKFDPASGKEMTQLEIHNFLKSDKAS, encoded by the exons ATGGCCACTGTTTCCCCTTTCCCCCCACAATTTCAGCACCCAAATACTAGTCCAAAGTTTTTGCCACCAATGCTTCAACCTTACTTAGAGCAAGTAGAAGAAGAACACAAACAACAGCTTCAGCCACAGCAAGCTGCTGTTGAACAGGTAGATAATGATCCTAAGCAAAGTCACCTTAATTCATCCCCTAGCAATGGCTTCATCAATAAATCAATCTCGACTCTGTACCGCATTTCCTTCAATCAAAATGGTAGCTGTTTTGCCATTGGCACCGATTGTGGCATTAGTGTCTATAGCTGTGACCCTTTCTGTGAGATGTTCCGGCGATACTTTGATAATGGAGGTGGTATTGGAATTGTTGAGATGCTCTTCAGAAGCAATATACTAGTCTTTGTTGGAAATGGAGATAACCCACAATATCCTCGAAACAAGGTCATAATTTGGGATGACCATCAGAGCCGCTGCATCGGTGAGCTCTGTTTCAGGTCGGCTGTGCGCAGTGTGCGGCTTCGACGGGACTGCATTGTAGTTATACTTGAGCagaaggtatatatatataattttgctGATGTGAAGCTCGTCCACCAGATTGAGACAATTTCAAACCCAAAGGGACTCTGTGAAATTTCACAAAAGGCTGGATCACCAGTGCTGGTGTGCCCTGGGTTGCAAAATGGTGAAGTTCGGGTTGAGCATTTCACATCAAAAAGGACTAGGTTTATTTTTGCACATGATTCTAGGATTGCGTCTTTTGCTCTTAGTCATGAGGGGCATGTGCTGGCAACAGCAAGTATCAAGGGTACTCTTATCCGGATTTTCAACACACAGGATGGTACATTGTTGCAGGAG GTAAGGAGAGGTGCTGATAGAGCAGAAATTCACAGTATTTCATTCTCTCCGACTGCTCAGTGGCTAGCAGTCTCTAGTGACAAAGGCACTGTTCATGTTTTTAGGCTCAAGGTCAATCTGGGGAATCAAGATAAGACAAAAAATTCTCCTAATTTTCGTGTTACTTTGGCTGCATCAAGTTCACCACTCTCCTTCATCAAAG GAGTACTTCCAAAGTATTTTAGCTCAGAGTGGTCTGTGGCTCAATTCAGATTGCCTGGAGATTCTGAGTACATTGTTACTTTTGGTCACGAAAAGAATACATTGTTAATTCTTGGCTTGGATGGAAG CTTTATTAGATGCAAGTTTGACCCAGCCTCTGGCAAAGAGATGACTCAGTTGGAGATTCACAACTTTCTCAAGTCTGACAAGGCCTCGTAA